A DNA window from Azotosporobacter soli contains the following coding sequences:
- a CDS encoding diguanylate cyclase, which translates to MDYAEKNLLPSFPGASTDEQLHFLQTLINSIASPVFYKDCTGIYQGCNKAFEEYLGKRKEEIIGKSVYDLAPPDLAAQYEEMDRALFEQGGQQTYEASVLYADGSRRDVVFNKSLYYTKDGVLAGLVGIIWDITERKQLEQVYLDTQNTLQEKVVQRTFELQKANETLHEKILELEQMTAALSSSEEKFSKAFHYCSDAIGLFRLHDERYIEVNDAFIELFGYSREEIIDHKSTEFGLWLYPEERANAFKLAREQGSFRDLESAWLNKNGDVRIGLCSAASVEIDGETCILFIVHDFTERKRIENELRATRDDLERQVKRRTQELYDLNSALLQLSSSDGLTGLANRRALDDFLERQWQQCKRRQTPLAFIMIDVDFFKEYNDLYGHLSGDECLKKVARTLQNSLKRSSDFAARFGGEEFAAVLPDTDLSGATLLAEELRAAIEALGIAHHASAVSTVLTISLGVTALIPQKRDVLSSLLAAADQALYKAKRAGRNRVERA; encoded by the coding sequence ATGGATTATGCTGAAAAAAATCTTCTTCCCTCCTTCCCTGGCGCAAGCACGGACGAGCAGCTGCACTTTTTACAGACACTGATCAATTCCATCGCCAGTCCTGTTTTTTATAAAGATTGCACCGGAATATACCAGGGCTGCAACAAAGCTTTTGAAGAATATCTCGGCAAACGCAAAGAGGAAATCATCGGCAAGTCGGTCTACGACTTAGCGCCGCCCGATCTTGCCGCCCAGTACGAAGAAATGGATCGCGCACTCTTCGAACAGGGCGGCCAACAAACCTACGAAGCCTCGGTCCTTTATGCCGACGGCAGCCGCCGCGACGTCGTTTTCAACAAATCGCTTTATTATACGAAAGACGGCGTCTTGGCCGGATTAGTCGGCATCATTTGGGATATCACCGAACGCAAGCAGCTCGAGCAGGTCTATCTGGACACGCAAAACACGCTGCAGGAAAAAGTCGTGCAGCGCACCTTTGAACTGCAAAAAGCCAATGAAACATTGCACGAGAAAATACTCGAACTCGAACAGATGACCGCCGCCCTATCCAGTTCCGAAGAAAAATTTTCCAAAGCGTTTCACTACTGTTCCGACGCCATCGGCCTGTTTCGTCTGCACGACGAACGTTACATCGAGGTCAACGACGCTTTTATCGAGCTCTTCGGTTACAGCCGCGAAGAAATCATCGACCATAAGTCTACCGAATTCGGCCTCTGGCTTTATCCCGAAGAACGCGCCAACGCCTTTAAACTCGCACGTGAGCAGGGCTCGTTTCGCGATCTTGAATCCGCCTGGCTCAATAAGAACGGCGATGTTCGCATCGGTCTTTGCTCCGCGGCGTCGGTCGAGATCGACGGCGAAACCTGCATCTTATTCATCGTGCATGATTTCACCGAACGCAAACGCATCGAAAACGAGCTGCGCGCCACGCGCGACGACCTGGAACGGCAAGTCAAGCGGCGCACGCAGGAGTTATACGATCTGAACAGCGCTCTTTTGCAGCTCTCGTCCTCGGACGGCCTGACCGGCCTGGCCAACCGCCGCGCACTCGATGACTTTCTCGAACGGCAATGGCAGCAATGCAAACGCCGTCAGACGCCTCTAGCATTCATCATGATCGACGTCGACTTCTTCAAGGAATATAATGATCTCTACGGCCATCTCTCCGGCGACGAATGCCTGAAAAAAGTCGCTCGCACATTGCAAAACTCCTTAAAACGTTCCAGCGATTTTGCCGCCCGCTTCGGCGGCGAGGAATTCGCCGCCGTTTTGCCCGACACCGACCTGAGCGGCGCGACCTTGCTCGCCGAAGAGCTTCGCGCAGCAATCGAGGCGCTCGGCATCGCCCATCACGCTTCCGCAGTCAGCACGGTCCTGACGATCAGCTTGGGCGTGACCGCGCTCATCCCCCAGAAGAGAGATGTACTCTCCTCGCTGCTCGCCGCAGCCGATCAGGCGCTCTACAAGGCCAAACGAGCCGGACGCAATCGGGTGGAACGCGCATAA
- a CDS encoding efflux RND transporter permease subunit — MKKIGLSGRLAQSFINSKLTPILVLAALLLGLFAVGLTPREEEPQIVVPMLDVQVAYPGASAAEVENRVTKPMEQLLWELQGVEYVYSIVKPGNNLTIVRFKVGESQEDSLVRLYNKLMSNYDRIPPGVSQPLVKARSIDDVPILALTLWSENSAYSGYELRRVAAELAEQLKKDEDVSEINLIGGQRRQIRIEPDPARLAAFGLSLEQLAEALQRGNGNLASGSLQAGNKEIRLESGAFLNSPSDVAGLVIGVRDGRPIYLREVAAIKDGPREADSYVFMELGAATAPEKVSKSVSAGPHEAVTLSLAKKKGANAASIAERALAKAEALRGDVLPQDIKLTVTRDYGESAKDKSNELLQHMLIATLSVVLLIGLTLGWREAGVVGVAVPVTLALTLLTSYLLGYTLNRVTLFALIFSIGILVDDAIVVVENLHRRFVLAGKADEETAAAAVDEVGNPTILATFTVIAALLPMAFVSGLMGPYMRPIPVGAAAAMLFSLLVAFIVSPWLGYRLLGKVVFAHASTGMKEGDLQKRYRNLLRRLIENKKQRRAAIGGIVVLLLLVVLLLPLKAVAVKMLPFDNKSELQVVIDMPEDAPLEETAALSRALGEYLKSVPEVTDFQTYIGTASPYNFNGLVRHYFLRFAPSSADIQVNFVAKGERSAQSHAIAKRLRAPLQDIGKVYNARIKLVEIPPGPPVLSTLVAEIYGPNDKRQLAIARQVKDIFNQTPSVVDVDWYVEEDQPKVRYLVDQEKAAYHGMDSKRIAQAVNLALSGGSVGMVHFPQEKEAVELFLRLAPVQRSSLVEMNLASIRLPDAKGNLISLAELTKPQRESEEKTIYHKNLKRVTYVIGDVAGGEESPVYAIMKMKERIAELKLPEGYAMTQYTATQPWLEDRYALKWDGEWHITYEVFRDLGIAFAAVLVLIYILVVAWFKNFFVPLVIMAPIPLTLIGILPGHWLFGAFFTATSMIGFIALSGIIVRNSILLVDFVQAEIKDGKALEDALTEAGAIRMRPILLTAAAVVVGSFVMLFDPIFQGLAIAMIFGAVAATGLTLLIVPLLYFELFGRKGRG; from the coding sequence ATGAAGAAAATCGGACTGTCAGGCCGCCTGGCGCAAAGTTTCATCAACTCCAAACTGACGCCGATTCTCGTGCTGGCAGCGCTGTTGCTCGGACTTTTTGCAGTCGGCCTGACGCCGCGCGAGGAGGAACCGCAGATTGTCGTGCCGATGCTTGACGTGCAGGTCGCCTATCCCGGTGCGAGTGCGGCGGAAGTCGAAAACCGGGTTACGAAGCCGATGGAGCAATTGCTTTGGGAACTGCAGGGGGTCGAATATGTCTATTCCATCGTTAAACCGGGCAATAATCTGACGATCGTACGTTTTAAAGTGGGCGAAAGTCAGGAAGACAGCTTGGTGCGTTTGTACAATAAACTGATGTCCAATTATGATCGCATTCCGCCCGGCGTGTCGCAACCGCTGGTCAAGGCGCGCTCAATCGACGATGTGCCGATTCTGGCGTTGACGCTTTGGAGCGAGAATTCCGCTTATAGCGGTTACGAACTGCGGCGGGTGGCGGCAGAATTAGCGGAACAGCTGAAAAAAGATGAAGATGTTTCGGAGATCAATTTGATCGGTGGACAGCGGCGTCAGATCCGCATCGAACCCGACCCTGCGCGTTTGGCTGCTTTCGGTCTGAGCCTCGAACAGCTGGCGGAAGCGCTGCAACGCGGTAATGGTAATCTGGCGTCGGGCAGTTTGCAGGCTGGCAATAAGGAAATTCGCTTGGAAAGCGGCGCATTTTTAAACAGTCCGTCCGACGTAGCTGGATTGGTAATTGGCGTGAGAGATGGTCGCCCGATTTATTTGCGCGAGGTTGCGGCGATCAAGGACGGGCCAAGGGAAGCCGACAGCTATGTCTTTATGGAACTTGGCGCGGCAACAGCGCCGGAGAAAGTAAGTAAGAGCGTCTCAGCGGGGCCGCATGAAGCGGTGACGCTGTCATTGGCAAAGAAAAAGGGCGCAAATGCGGCCAGCATAGCCGAGCGGGCCTTGGCCAAAGCGGAAGCGTTGCGCGGCGATGTACTGCCGCAGGATATTAAGCTGACGGTGACGCGCGATTATGGCGAGAGCGCGAAGGACAAATCGAATGAACTGCTGCAGCATATGCTGATCGCTACGCTGTCGGTGGTGTTGCTGATCGGTTTGACGCTTGGCTGGCGGGAGGCCGGCGTCGTCGGCGTTGCAGTTCCGGTGACATTGGCGTTGACGCTGCTGACCAGCTATCTGCTTGGCTACACGCTGAACAGGGTCACGTTATTCGCGCTGATTTTCTCCATCGGCATTCTGGTGGATGACGCGATTGTGGTTGTAGAAAATCTGCATCGCCGTTTTGTCTTAGCCGGAAAAGCGGACGAAGAAACTGCTGCCGCTGCGGTGGACGAAGTCGGCAATCCGACAATTTTGGCTACCTTTACCGTGATTGCGGCATTGCTGCCGATGGCGTTTGTTTCCGGTTTGATGGGGCCGTATATGCGGCCGATTCCGGTAGGCGCTGCAGCGGCCATGCTTTTCTCCTTACTGGTGGCTTTTATCGTCAGTCCATGGCTGGGCTATCGTCTCTTGGGCAAAGTCGTATTTGCGCATGCTTCTACTGGAATGAAAGAAGGAGATTTGCAAAAGCGCTATCGGAATTTACTGCGTCGCTTGATTGAAAATAAGAAACAGCGCCGCGCTGCGATCGGCGGCATCGTAGTGCTTTTATTGCTCGTCGTCTTGCTGCTGCCGCTGAAAGCGGTCGCGGTAAAGATGCTGCCGTTTGACAACAAAAGCGAGCTGCAGGTCGTGATCGACATGCCGGAGGATGCGCCGCTTGAAGAGACGGCTGCGCTGAGCAGAGCCTTGGGTGAATATTTGAAATCCGTTCCGGAAGTGACGGACTTTCAAACGTATATTGGTACGGCCTCGCCTTATAATTTCAATGGATTGGTGCGCCATTATTTCCTGCGCTTTGCTCCGAGCAGCGCCGATATTCAGGTGAATTTCGTCGCGAAAGGGGAGCGTTCGGCGCAGAGCCATGCGATTGCCAAACGATTACGAGCGCCGCTGCAGGATATTGGCAAAGTGTACAATGCGAGAATCAAGTTGGTTGAAATTCCGCCGGGGCCGCCTGTGCTCAGCACCTTGGTTGCGGAAATTTACGGGCCGAACGATAAACGTCAACTTGCGATTGCGCGACAGGTAAAAGATATTTTTAATCAGACGCCCAGCGTAGTCGATGTCGATTGGTATGTGGAAGAAGACCAGCCGAAAGTGCGCTATCTGGTGGATCAGGAAAAAGCCGCCTATCACGGCATGGACAGCAAGCGGATTGCACAGGCGGTTAATCTTGCGTTAAGCGGCGGCAGCGTGGGCATGGTTCACTTTCCGCAGGAAAAAGAAGCGGTGGAACTGTTTCTTCGCCTTGCGCCGGTGCAGCGCTCTTCGCTTGTGGAAATGAATCTTGCTTCGATCCGTTTGCCGGATGCCAAGGGGAATTTGATTTCACTGGCTGAGTTGACAAAACCGCAGCGGGAGAGCGAAGAAAAGACGATTTATCATAAGAATTTGAAACGGGTCACGTATGTGATTGGCGACGTGGCCGGCGGAGAAGAAAGTCCGGTCTATGCGATCATGAAAATGAAAGAGCGCATCGCCGAGCTGAAACTGCCGGAAGGCTATGCGATGACGCAATATACGGCGACGCAGCCTTGGTTGGAAGACCGTTATGCGCTGAAATGGGACGGCGAATGGCATATCACGTATGAAGTGTTTCGTGATTTGGGCATTGCGTTTGCGGCGGTGCTGGTGCTGATTTACATTTTGGTGGTGGCCTGGTTCAAGAACTTTTTTGTGCCGCTCGTGATCATGGCGCCGATTCCGCTTACGCTGATCGGCATTTTACCGGGGCATTGGCTATTTGGTGCGTTCTTTACCGCCACCTCGATGATCGGCTTTATTGCCTTGTCGGGAATTATCGTGCGCAATTCCATTTTGTTGGTTGACTTCGTTCAAGCGGAAATCAAAGACGGGAAAGCGTTGGAAGATGCGCTGACGGAAGCCGGAGCGATCAGAATGCGTCCGATTCTTTTGACCGCGGCCGCGGTGGTGGTCGGTTCCTTCGTGATGCTGTTCGATCCGATTTTTCAGGGACTGGCGATTGCGATGATCTTCGGCGCGGTGGCCGCGACAGGTCTGACGCTGCTAATCGTACCACTGCTGTACTTCGAACTGTTCGGCAGAAAGGGGCGTGGATAA